The following are encoded together in the Methylorubrum sp. B1-46 genome:
- a CDS encoding malonyl-CoA synthase, producing the protein MAERPVNHLFGLVRSHAPAEPGAKVFIETADGARYTYADLMARSGAYANALQALGVKPGDRVAVQVEKSAEVIFLYLGAVRAGAVFLPLNTAYTAPEIAYFLGDAEPALFVCDPAREADLSAVAAQAGVPNLRSLDAAGHGSMAQAADAASPDFADVLRGPDDLAAILYTSGTTGRSKGAMLSHDNLASNALTLAQYWHFTERDVLIHALPVFHTHGLFVATNIVLATGGTMLFLPRLDAKKILELMPRATALMGVPTFYTRLLKEPGLTREVAAQMRLFVSGSAPLLAETHREWEQRTGHAILERYGMTETNMNTSNPYEGARRAGTVGFPLPGVTLRVVDPETGAALGPEEVGMIEVKGPNVFQGYWRMPEKTAAELKVDGFFITGDLGKIDRDGYVHIVGRGKDLIITGGYNVYPKEVETEIDELPGVVESAVIGLPHPDFGEGVTAVVVPGEGAPDEAAVLAALEGRLAKYKCPKRVLFAPELPRNAMGKVQKNLLREAHADLYRG; encoded by the coding sequence ATGGCCGAACGACCCGTCAACCACCTGTTCGGTCTCGTGCGCAGCCATGCCCCGGCCGAGCCGGGTGCCAAGGTCTTCATCGAGACGGCGGACGGGGCGCGGTACACCTATGCCGACCTGATGGCCCGCTCGGGCGCCTACGCTAACGCGCTTCAAGCCCTCGGGGTGAAGCCCGGTGATCGGGTCGCGGTGCAGGTCGAGAAGAGCGCCGAGGTGATCTTCCTCTATCTCGGCGCGGTGCGGGCGGGCGCGGTCTTCCTGCCGCTCAACACCGCCTATACGGCGCCTGAGATCGCCTACTTCCTCGGCGACGCGGAGCCGGCTCTGTTCGTCTGCGACCCGGCCCGCGAGGCCGATCTGTCGGCGGTGGCCGCGCAGGCCGGCGTGCCGAACCTGCGCAGCCTGGATGCCGCCGGCCACGGCAGCATGGCGCAGGCTGCCGATGCGGCGAGCCCCGACTTCGCCGACGTGCTGCGCGGGCCCGACGACCTCGCCGCGATCCTCTACACCTCGGGCACGACCGGGCGCTCCAAGGGCGCCATGCTGAGCCACGACAACCTCGCTTCGAATGCCCTCACGCTGGCGCAGTACTGGCACTTCACCGAACGCGACGTGCTGATCCACGCCCTGCCGGTGTTCCACACCCACGGCCTGTTCGTGGCCACCAACATCGTGCTCGCCACCGGTGGCACGATGCTGTTTCTCCCCCGGTTGGACGCGAAGAAGATCCTGGAGCTGATGCCGCGGGCCACCGCACTGATGGGGGTGCCGACCTTCTACACCCGCCTGCTGAAGGAGCCCGGCCTCACCCGCGAGGTGGCGGCGCAGATGCGCCTGTTCGTCTCGGGCTCCGCGCCGCTTCTGGCCGAGACGCACCGGGAATGGGAGCAGCGCACCGGCCACGCCATCCTCGAACGCTACGGCATGACCGAGACCAACATGAACACCTCGAATCCCTACGAGGGGGCGCGGCGGGCCGGCACGGTCGGCTTCCCGCTGCCGGGGGTGACCCTACGGGTGGTCGATCCCGAAACCGGGGCGGCGCTCGGCCCCGAGGAGGTCGGGATGATCGAGGTCAAGGGCCCGAACGTGTTCCAGGGCTATTGGCGCATGCCGGAGAAGACCGCCGCCGAGCTGAAGGTCGACGGGTTCTTCATCACCGGCGATCTCGGCAAGATCGACCGCGACGGCTACGTCCACATCGTCGGCCGCGGCAAGGACCTCATCATCACCGGCGGCTACAATGTCTACCCGAAAGAGGTCGAGACCGAGATCGACGAATTGCCGGGCGTCGTCGAATCCGCGGTGATCGGCCTCCCCCATCCCGATTTCGGCGAGGGGGTGACCGCGGTGGTCGTGCCGGGCGAAGGCGCGCCCGACGAGGCCGCGGTCCTGGCAGCGCTGGAGGGGCGGCTGGCCAAGTACAAATGTCCCAAGCGCGTGCTCTTCGCGCCCGAACTGCCCCGCAACGCCATGGGCAAGGTGCAGAAGAACCTTCTGCGCGAGGCGCACGCCGACCTCTATCGCGGCTGA
- a CDS encoding collagen-like protein, with protein MKRSLVGRTPTIRPQHPRAFRSILSPFLIALGLALAGPAAAQGEPAASPSRPARAGATAARAPVPPIQIWDARIEGGNLQVTGSVRKSGVTLTLDDDISVLSDRRGRFEFRLPYRPATCVAVIKVGEDEREAVVANCAPEGPAGKPGEPGPAGPQGTAGLQGPPGPAGPKGDAGPKGDQGPKGEAGPKGEAGPKGDAGLAGTPGAPGPKGEPGAKGERGPKGDPGVKGDPGAKAEAAATAPAPFRVVRARACTDTGCTLTCEAGEVLASATCQTGGAAALDGEAKASCPAGSGGMVGICARP; from the coding sequence ATGAAGCGGAGCCTGGTCGGACGGACGCCGACAATCCGGCCACAGCATCCCCGAGCCTTCCGGTCGATCCTCTCGCCGTTCTTGATCGCGCTCGGCCTCGCGCTCGCCGGGCCGGCGGCAGCGCAGGGCGAGCCCGCCGCATCACCGTCACGGCCGGCCCGCGCTGGCGCGACGGCCGCGCGCGCGCCGGTCCCGCCGATCCAGATCTGGGACGCGCGCATCGAGGGCGGCAACCTTCAGGTCACGGGCAGCGTGCGCAAGAGCGGCGTGACCTTGACCCTCGACGACGACATTTCCGTCCTGTCCGACCGGCGCGGTCGTTTCGAGTTCCGGCTGCCCTACCGGCCCGCGACCTGCGTCGCGGTGATCAAGGTCGGCGAGGACGAGCGCGAGGCCGTGGTCGCCAACTGCGCGCCGGAGGGACCGGCCGGCAAGCCGGGCGAGCCGGGCCCGGCCGGGCCGCAGGGGACGGCGGGGCTGCAAGGACCGCCCGGTCCCGCGGGGCCGAAGGGGGACGCCGGACCCAAGGGCGATCAGGGACCGAAGGGAGAGGCCGGACCCAAGGGTGAAGCGGGCCCTAAGGGAGATGCGGGTCTCGCCGGAACTCCGGGCGCGCCGGGACCGAAGGGTGAACCGGGCGCAAAGGGCGAGCGCGGCCCCAAGGGCGATCCGGGCGTCAAGGGTGATCCGGGCGCGAAAGCGGAGGCCGCCGCGACGGCGCCGGCCCCATTCCGGGTCGTGCGGGCGCGCGCCTGCACGGACACGGGTTGCACGCTCACCTGCGAGGCGGGCGAGGTGCTGGCCTCGGCCACCTGCCAGACGGGCGGTGCGGCCGCCCTCGACGGGGAGGCCAAGGCCTCATGTCCGGCCGGCAGCGGCGGCATGGTCGGGATCTGCGCCCGGCCCTGA
- a CDS encoding TIGR03862 family flavoprotein, protein MDADRENGIAIVGGGPAGLAAAEWLAGAGRPVTVYERMPSVGRKLLIAGRGGLNLTHSEPLPDFLERYAPVDPRLPAAVEAYPPDALRAWCDGLGQTTFVGSSGRVFPESFKASPLLRAWLARLDRLGVVIRTRHRLVGLEEGALRFETPEGGQVVRPRAALLALGGASWPRLGSDGAWVPLLEESGVAVAPLRPANVGFRVAWSAHFAGRFAGEPLKRLAARIGALSARGEAVATADGIEGGVIYALSRPIREAVERDGVAELVLDLRPDLDAGALTARLAKSRSGESLSTRLRKAASLSPAAIGLLREAHANALPSEAAALAAAIKAAPLRLGAPAPIARAISTAGGVAFSELDPHFMLRARPGLFLAGEMLDWEAPTGGYLLQAAFASGRAAAKGMLAWLDRQP, encoded by the coding sequence ATGGATGCGGATCGAGAGAACGGAATCGCCATCGTCGGCGGGGGCCCGGCGGGACTGGCGGCAGCGGAGTGGCTGGCCGGCGCGGGACGGCCGGTCACGGTCTACGAGCGCATGCCATCGGTCGGCCGAAAGCTGCTCATTGCCGGGCGCGGCGGGCTCAACCTGACCCATTCCGAGCCGCTGCCGGACTTTCTGGAACGCTACGCCCCGGTCGATCCGCGCCTGCCGGCGGCGGTCGAGGCCTATCCGCCCGACGCGCTGCGAGCGTGGTGCGACGGGCTCGGGCAGACCACCTTCGTCGGTTCGAGCGGCCGAGTGTTCCCGGAAAGCTTCAAGGCCTCGCCGCTGCTGCGCGCCTGGCTCGCCCGCCTCGACAGGCTCGGCGTCGTGATTCGCACCCGGCACCGGCTCGTCGGGCTCGAGGAGGGCGCGCTGCGCTTCGAGACGCCGGAGGGGGGGCAGGTCGTCCGGCCACGGGCGGCTTTGCTCGCGCTCGGCGGCGCGAGTTGGCCGCGGCTCGGGTCGGACGGAGCCTGGGTTCCGCTGCTGGAGGAGAGCGGTGTCGCCGTCGCGCCCCTCAGACCCGCCAATGTCGGCTTCCGTGTCGCGTGGTCCGCGCATTTCGCCGGGCGCTTCGCAGGCGAGCCACTCAAGCGCCTTGCCGCGCGCATTGGTGCTTTGAGCGCCCGCGGCGAGGCGGTCGCCACGGCGGACGGCATCGAAGGGGGCGTGATCTACGCGCTCTCGCGGCCGATCCGCGAGGCGGTGGAGCGCGATGGCGTCGCCGAACTCGTTCTCGACCTTCGTCCGGATCTCGATGCGGGCGCCCTGACGGCACGTCTCGCCAAGAGCCGCTCCGGCGAAAGTCTTTCCACGCGCCTGCGCAAGGCGGCCTCGCTCAGCCCGGCCGCCATCGGCCTGCTGCGCGAAGCGCATGCCAACGCCCTGCCGTCGGAGGCCGCCGCGCTGGCGGCCGCGATCAAGGCCGCGCCCCTGCGGCTCGGCGCGCCGGCCCCGATCGCGCGGGCGATCTCGACGGCCGGCGGCGTCGCCTTCAGCGAACTCGACCCGCACTTCATGCTGCGGGCGCGGCCCGGACTGTTTCTCGCCGGCGAGATGCTCGACTGGGAGGCGCCGACCGGCGGCTACCTGCTCCAGGCTGCCTTCGCCAGCGGCCGGGCGGCCGCGAAGGGGATGCTTGCCTGGCTCGATCGGCAGCCCTGA
- a CDS encoding TerC family protein, translated as MMMEFFTHEWLGKPVWMWLGFHALVAGLLAFDLGLLHRDKNHEIGVKESLLLTAFYFTLGLAFGGWIWWMLGFDPAQEYVTGLVIEKSLSMDNVFVIAVILTSLGVPRAAQHRVLVWGILAAVLLRGLMIGLGSALVQQAHWVLSVFAVFLLYIGIKMLVSKEEDEQDIQNSTSMRLLKKWVRITEKPEGQHFIVRKPDPKTGKTVRWLTPLAVALVLVNIADVIFAVDSVPAIFAITTDPFIVYTSNIFAILGLRALYFALAAMVDRFAYLKTALALILLFIGTKIIVADTFELVHLPPWVSLLVTLVLLTFGVVYSLWRTRAAAEPENQKPPAEIAHRT; from the coding sequence ATGATGATGGAATTTTTCACCCACGAGTGGCTCGGCAAGCCCGTCTGGATGTGGCTCGGCTTCCACGCCTTGGTGGCCGGCCTGCTCGCCTTCGATCTCGGCCTGCTCCACCGAGACAAGAACCACGAGATCGGCGTGAAGGAGAGCCTGCTCCTCACCGCCTTCTACTTCACCCTCGGCCTCGCCTTCGGCGGCTGGATCTGGTGGATGCTCGGGTTCGACCCGGCCCAGGAATACGTGACCGGCCTGGTGATCGAGAAGTCGCTGTCGATGGACAACGTCTTCGTGATTGCGGTGATCCTCACCTCGCTGGGTGTGCCGCGGGCGGCCCAGCACCGGGTGCTGGTCTGGGGCATCCTCGCCGCCGTGCTCCTGCGCGGCCTGATGATCGGGCTCGGCTCTGCCCTCGTGCAGCAGGCGCACTGGGTGCTCTCGGTCTTCGCCGTCTTCCTGCTCTATATCGGCATCAAGATGCTCGTCTCGAAAGAGGAGGACGAGCAGGACATCCAGAACAGCACCTCCATGCGCCTGCTCAAGAAGTGGGTCCGCATCACCGAGAAGCCGGAGGGGCAGCACTTCATCGTCCGCAAGCCCGACCCGAAGACGGGCAAGACCGTCCGCTGGCTGACGCCGCTCGCCGTGGCGCTGGTGCTCGTCAACATCGCGGACGTAATCTTCGCCGTCGACAGCGTGCCGGCGATCTTCGCGATCACCACCGACCCGTTCATCGTCTACACCTCGAACATCTTCGCCATCCTGGGCCTGCGCGCGCTCTACTTTGCGCTTGCGGCGATGGTGGACCGCTTCGCCTACCTGAAGACGGCGCTCGCCCTGATCCTGCTGTTCATCGGCACCAAGATCATCGTGGCCGATACGTTCGAACTCGTTCACCTGCCGCCGTGGGTCTCGCTCCTCGTCACCCTGGTCCTGCTCACCTTCGGCGTCGTCTACAGCCTGTGGCGCACCCGCGCGGCGGCGGAGCCGGAGAACCAGAAGCCTCCGGCGGAAATCGCCCACAGAACCTGA
- a CDS encoding type 1 glutamine amidotransferase domain-containing protein produces the protein MPDIREAKILIVATDGFEESELTVPQAKLKEAGAKVTVASPQSRQSKGTIRGWDKTDWGKDVPVDLDLESVNPADYDALVLPGGQINPDKLRLEPKALEVVRSFVTSGKVVAAICHGPWLLIEAGAVKGRTLTSFASIKTDVINAGGDWQDKEVVTDNGIITSRNPGDLEAFCDKIVEEVKEGRHEPRQLAA, from the coding sequence ATGCCTGATATCCGCGAGGCCAAGATCCTTATCGTCGCCACCGACGGTTTCGAGGAGAGCGAGCTGACGGTGCCGCAGGCGAAGCTGAAGGAAGCCGGCGCCAAGGTCACCGTGGCCAGCCCGCAATCGCGCCAGTCGAAGGGTACGATCCGCGGCTGGGACAAGACCGATTGGGGCAAGGACGTGCCGGTTGATCTCGACCTCGAGAGCGTGAACCCGGCCGATTACGACGCCCTGGTTCTGCCGGGCGGGCAGATCAACCCGGACAAGCTGCGCCTCGAGCCGAAGGCGCTGGAGGTGGTGCGAAGCTTCGTCACCTCCGGCAAGGTCGTGGCCGCGATCTGCCACGGCCCGTGGCTGCTGATCGAGGCCGGAGCGGTCAAGGGGCGCACCCTGACCTCGTTCGCCTCGATCAAGACCGACGTGATCAATGCGGGCGGTGACTGGCAGGACAAGGAGGTCGTGACCGACAACGGCATCATCACCAGCCGCAATCCCGGCGATCTCGAAGCCTTCTGCGACAAGATCGTCGAGGAGGTGAAGGAAGGCCGCCACGAGCCGCGCCAACTCGCCGCCTGA